In the Ammospiza caudacuta isolate bAmmCau1 chromosome 4, bAmmCau1.pri, whole genome shotgun sequence genome, GTATAAAAGTCTGTATAGAATGATAAGAACTGTCAGAGTCTAATCTTAGAAAATAAaccctctcttttccttttctggggAGAAAAGACGGTCATGTTTAAAAAATGTCTCGGACCTGTTTGTGATGGGAGGAGCTCTAATTCTAGAATCGGCAGCTCTTTTGCACTGGCTAGAGAGAGAAGGCTATGGACCCCTAGGGATGACTGGAATATCCATGGGAGGACATGTAAGCTTTTATATCTCCTgttcagtaattttttcttttaacttctCATTTGATCATGTAGCATAcggaaataatttgttttacaATGTTGGTCTCAGAAGTGCTTTAAAATAAACGCTTGGAGTCATGAGAAACAAATTGTTGGCAATTCTCCTGTTCTGTGGTGCTGAATTAGTATAATCCTTAATATGTACTGACAAATCATAGAGCCCTTTGTcagccagctcccagcaggctTAATAAGAATATAAACTTCTCAcataattgttttttttttccacaagggTGGGGGGCAGAAATGTTTGCTGAAAGAAAGTCTGCACTGATCGATTGCTAattctccctcttttcctcctttcttcttgCTTAAACCTTTGTGTTTGAACGCATTGTGTGAAATGCCCCCTCTTTGTAGGCATGTTGTAATTGAGGTGATTTTTGGTGTCAGTGATCATTGGTACTGATCAGGGATTTCTGTGGTGAGGTGGATAACATTTtctgtgtgacactgtgcaTGCTCAGACTAAACCAGCAGTGGAATCACTAAGGAAAGAATAATGCACAGTTAAAATGTTACTGCTTGTGTCTCTGCAGATTCTCACAGCTCTGTGAGACACAGGGGCAAAGCTGATTAAAACAACATACCTACCTTTGTTTGTTAGGAGCTCAGTAAATAATGGTAATGGTAGTGTttcccaaaaggaaaatattcccCTAAAGCACAGTTTTATAACTGTAAATGTCATAAATGTACAGAGCACCTTTGGTTTAGTTCAACATCACCCTGCTGAATCAgaaaattctgtgaaataaGTGATATTTGATGTTGATCCTCTACAGAGTGTGTTTTACAATGGAGGGTTGTAAGCATTGATTCAGTTCCACTAAAGGGAAGAGACTTCCACTGGACAGAATCAGAAAATAGATATGTGTGGTTCTTGTAactttttattaataaaaataattagaatAGAATTAGAGCTCAGTTGCATAAATCCACTTACTGGAACATCTAGAACAGACACGAGGTGTttcatattaataaaataaaatttgtcaAGAACATATCATATGGGGAAGTTTTGTGCATTGAACTTGCTTTGGCTTCTTCTGGGATAAACAGAATAGTCACAAAAATATGTTCTGAGAACTAATGCAAAAGTAAGTAATAATaagtaataatttaaaaaaagtaataattcaAACTTAAAGGACATAAAAAGAGTGCTCTTAACATGTTGAGTTACTTCTCCTTCAAATTTTGTTTCCTGCATACAGATTTTGAAagtaaagaattttaaatagTCCTTCTCATAGATTGCCTTCGTTTTGCCTTGAAATAAACTTGCAAGAGCTTGGTGGAGAGCTTTATAGAAgtttttttatggttttaaaCAAGTAATAGCTTGTATTAGTTTTTATAGTTATAATGGTAATTAATGGATTACAAATATaattaattgaattttaatTGTAATAAATGGAATATTTAGTAAATATTCCATTGGGAATTCTTATAACCAAATGATATTCAGCCTTGAAATGAGTCCTTTCCAGagcaacatttattttttaaaatatcattggAAGTAGATAGTAACTTCTAAACAGGTGAAAGTATATCCAGCTGCCACAGTCCTTAACTCTTTGGCACCACATGTTTCATTAATACCATGTCAACAAAGAAACTGAAGATGAGAGAGTTCTTTTTACCATATTTTGAATTCAATATTAAAATGTGTAATAAGTGCCTTTGATTCTAGATGGCTTCACTGGCAGTGACAAATTGGCCCAAACCATTGCCATTGATCCCATGTCTTTCCTGGTCAACAGCCTCTGCAGTCTTCACTACGGTAATTAACAAAttccaaaatacattttttgttaATATGTTGGATTATAATcagaaatgtaaattaaaatatttgggcTGGCCACAGGGGAGGTGGCATTCCATGTCTTGTGTTATAACATGTGCTTGTGCTTTGATTGCAATAGTTCTGAGGGCTGTCTGGGAACAGAATTGCACTGAAAAAATCAGGACAGGAACAGGGGAATTTCCTGCCTGTATCATTATTTTAGAATGACCTCTGGGTTTTACCTGTAATACTTTACTTGAATACTTCTGTTTTTCATCTCAGGGTGTGCTGAGTAAGGCAGTGAActggagagagctggagaaacAGTATTTCACACAAACTGTGTATGAAGAAGAAATCATTCAAATGCTTGAATACTGTGGAGTAAGTATGGTTTATTTTACCCAGCTGCTAATATTTACACGTGCAAATCTAGCAAATAATGCAACTTCTTTTTACTTCCACTAAAAGCAGACAGTTCTTAGCTAGAACATACTGGCATGTTGTTTCTTTATGCTTTGATGAATTTAGTCTTTGAAGGAAAaacttgaaaaacaaaactaataTTTTGCTTGTATAATGAATTTAAAGTGTAGCCCTTGCTACAAGCTTTTCCTTTGATCACAGTGTAATCTGCAACATAAAATATGTTCTATCAAAATTCTgataaatgcctttttttttctttttctcctaaGATTCTTGCCTTTGTCATAGTTCTTTTTCTAATACCTCACAGCAGCAGAAGATGAGCAGATAGTTGTTACTTGGGCACTTGTCATTTTTAAGTCAAATGCACTGATGGGGAagacaaaatgaaaagaagTAATGTTTTTCAAGATGTTCAGCTTGTGTCACTCTAGTATTTAGAGACTGTCAATTTTTCAGTCTTAAACATAAGATTAGACCTGGTTGCATATGTTAATTTTtctataattattattattaggtCATTTAAGCTTAAATGACTGCAATTACAAATTCAGAGTTTaatatagaaagaaaaacaattgtTTATATCACAAACTTCTATATATGTAAGTACCTCCTGCATTCTTTTAAACTGACAGAAATGTAGAATGAAATTATCAAGAGGTTATGATGATCAGGATTTCATTGAATGACCTGCAAGCTGAAAATAGAAGTGAGGAGTGCTAGTAGTgtctttttaaagtttaaataaaatttttaaattatgacctcatcttaaaaataaaattaccaaCTGATTTAAGGAAGAAACCCTTACCTGTTGTCTTTGTTTAGACGGATTCTTTCAAGATGGGCCAAGACTTTGTGAAGAACTTCCCTGACAGTGTGGACAGTCTGGCAGACATGGACATGACTTCCAGAATATTCAGCTTTGAGTCCTTGAATGACACAGTATCTAAGGAATCTGTTCCCAGCTTTGCCACAAATAGAAGTGTTCTAAGTGCCTCTTCAGAAGGACTCTTAATGCAAGATGCTCCTAAAATGCAGTGCATAAATCAAACCTTTTCCACCAGTAGCAGTAGCAATAAAAACTTAACCAGCCCACAAGGACACAGGATAAACACAAGGAGAAGGAGTGACACTTTACAGAGAGAATCCTTAATGTTCATGAAGGGAGTAATGGATGAATGTACCCACGTAGCAAACTTCCCAGGTATGTATCTCTTTGTTTCAGGGTGGAAAGCTGAATAAAATACACTGGGGAGGAAGGCATTTTCTTACCTGATGGCATCTTTGCTGACATGTGGAAATATTGTGAGCATCATTCTGTAGTGTCTATTTACTACTCCATTTCCTAATTGTTTGTCTGTTCCTTCTTGATGGCCAGCTAATGagaaagttaattaaaaaatcGCCTCTCAGTATCTTTgcacatttttctcctcttccttgcAGTGGCTTTTTTCAGATATGAATTAGTGCAAATTTGTATTATCTAAAGGAAGAAAACACCTGTGTGATGTGAGTAATACCTAGGagtaataaattttaattaataaggTTTTTCAAGCAGAAATCTCACCCTGAATTAGGATAGAAAGCAGCCTGCATAACTGAACCTCAAGTCTGAATGATACTGCCAGTAAAAACATTTTGGGGGTCCTTCTGCAGGCTGCTGAATGTTTCCCAGGACAGGCACAGCATACAGGGGGAGCTGTAGTCCAGCATTCCTTGGCCAAACCCTTTGCAGCAAGGCAAACGAGTGATTGCTCCTACAGCCTCCTTAAAAGGTTCTGCTGGAGTGGGGGCTCAGAATTCCTTTTGTGGTTTGGCTCTGCATGAACCTGATGCTGAGGGCATCTCCTACAACGTGCTTTCACTTCAGACACAGTTGTCTTTTAGTGTCAAAGCTTTCTTGGTACTGAGCCCCTGTGCCACCTCATTTCTTAATCCTGGCGTTCTGTACTCCATTGTACAAGTGTTTAGATTTAAATAAGTGTTCCAAATAATTAAAaggaaacacagaataaaaGGAATCTACACCAGTGTAGATTCTTTCACTGCTAGCCAGAGATGTTTTGTGATGAATACCAGTAGTATTCACTGGTATACCACTTTAAGAAGTGCTTTCCTTAAAGCTTTTAAAGTTATTTCAGTAGACAGAAAAAGCTCTGTAAGTTTTATTCCATGTGCAGACTTTCCTGTTTATCTAGACTTGCCCAGGTATCACTTAGCTAAGCACTGACCTTTCTGGGAACTGAAAAGGATCTGTGACCCTGATGCACTTGTCAGTGATGGAGTCTATTGTGTCAGTAGTCTCCCAGGTTTTGTCATTCTCTGGGAGACTTTGCTTTCCCTGCCAGGGTATCCTTGGAGCTTCAGAAAATCTGCCTAATGCTCCGATTTCATGGAAAATTGAATGGAAGACTTGAATTTATCTTAGCTTTGCATATTCTCTATATATGATTTAGTATGAAAGAAGGAAGGGTTTAAATTATTTGTGATACCCCAATGCCAGACATCTTGGCTGGTCACCCTTTAACTTAtcacatattttctttttgaaggaGAAATGTTCTGTGTTCAACATAATTTTAGTGTTATTTTTCTCAACATCATCCTGCTAGTAATCTGATTGATGCAGTTCTGCTTATGAGTAATAAATATGTATAACAATATGTTGGGATTTTTATATTGCAAGTAAACCATGtaggaaacagaaaaggaagtGAACATGGGCTGTACTTTCTGACCTCTTGtatgaaaagttttcttttttcctccttgagGGGAAAAATATATGAAACTTCTACTCTGTTGAAATCCATAGTTCTTTTTGCCAATAAAAAGGGATCTCAAAGAACTGACAGGAATGCTCTAGAGTTTTGTTGATAAGAGGAAAGAGAATTCTTCTGTCAACTTCACAAGTCTTGGAGGAATTTCTGCTCTAGGGGTGGGAAGGGTAAAGGCTAGTTTGTTTTTCCACTGATGGCCTCACCACTGTAACATCAAAAACCAGATAAATTCTGATGGAGATTTTATAACATGTAATTTTATTAAAGCTTCaaataattgaattttttgTGAAAACAGCATTCAGACAACAGAAATCTCAGCTGTGTTTCTATTTCTTAGCCCAGATGAATTCAGTTGTGCTTTGCTGTCCCTTAGTTCCAGTTGACCCAAGTTTGATCATAGTGGTCCAAGCCAAGGAGGATGCGTACATCCCTCGCACCGGCGTGCGCAGCCTGCAGGAGATCTGGCCAGGCTGTGAAATCAGGTATCTGGATGGAGGTCATGTCAGTGCCTACCTCTTCAAACAAGGACTCTTCAGGTGAGGTGAACAGAAAGggttaaaatgaaattttagaTTTAATCAAAATTCAGTAAGTAGTACTTGCATGAATTTGTGCCTTAGCAATGTCAAGCTTTGATTTTCTAAAGACAGTTATGTAGATCAGTTTTATGAGGGCAGTTCTGTAGTTTTCAAAAAGTTAAATACTTGTGctggtaattttaaaatacaaggGATTAGGAAGAACTGTACACATAATTTAGGAAGTCTAAGCAAGAACAAAAAGAATAGCACTATATCAGGTCAATGTATGCTAACCAGTCATTTATTGCTATTTAAAACTTCAGCCTCACTTTTATGATAGTTGCTCAAAAATTTCAAGCTGTGCAGGTCGATGATGTGTTTGAGTAGAAAACTCCTAATTCATCTACATTTCCAGTTGCATTGAAGTTGGAAAATAGTCCCACTCATTCCTGAAACACAAATGTATTACTAGATTGAAGTGAGAGATCCTAGAAataagggaaggagaaaatacCACCTGATACCACATTTTTACTGAACACTGTTTTGAAGTTGTGATGATAGCTTTGTAGACATATTTGTAAATATATGGAAAAATGCCACTTCTATCTGCCTTTTCCCAGATCATACAAATTCTGTTCTCTTTTCCTGTTCCAGACAAGCAATTTACGATGCATTTGACCGCTTCCTCCAGAAATACACCATGTGATCTTTCTAATGCATTCAGACTGATCTCATTTGTAATTCAGCTTACTGGAACTCATGTTTAGAAAACAAGCCTCTTGTAGTGTTGAGCAGATGGTCACTGACTGTTGTAGGTAACAATTACCAGAAGTGGTGAAGTACCAGCATTGCTTTCATTACAGCCCAGTGCCATTCTGACACAGCTGCTTCAGCGTTACCTgtgaaaaaacagcagcagcttttgtcAGTGCATGGATGGTTCATGTACTCCATGTCTAATCAGGTGGTGTGTTCCTTCAATTCTGAATAAATTCTGAATCCTGTGTCAATAGAAAACAAACCAATTAAGTATTGGAAGGATGTAAAATGTGCTGTGGGCTAAGCTGCTCCCTTGTGTTTGGTGCAGTTTTGGTTTGTTCCAGATACCTCGGTTACCTCTCGCTTCCTCACGGCCttgctgttcctgttgtgtTGTACCGTGGC is a window encoding:
- the ABHD18 gene encoding protein ABHD18, which translates into the protein MGVSKLDVLYRKLLLTKLFIRGWGKPEDLKRIFEFRKIIGNREKCQKLVSKDYPVFIDKVEGQSDCKILEGHFISPLAHCVPGILPVESLVARFQFIIPRRWNGKHRPVCIHLAGTGDHHFWRRRTLMARPMIKEASMASLLLENPYYGCRKPKDQLRSCLKNVSDLFVMGGALILESAALLHWLEREGYGPLGMTGISMGGHMASLAVTNWPKPLPLIPCLSWSTASAVFTTGVLSKAVNWRELEKQYFTQTVYEEEIIQMLEYCGTDSFKMGQDFVKNFPDSVDSLADMDMTSRIFSFESLNDTVSKESVPSFATNRSVLSASSEGLLMQDAPKMQCINQTFSTSSSSNKNLTSPQGHRINTRRRSDTLQRESLMFMKGVMDECTHVANFPVPVDPSLIIVVQAKEDAYIPRTGVRSLQEIWPGCEIRYLDGGHVSAYLFKQGLFRQAIYDAFDRFLQKYTM